From a single Photobacterium gaetbulicola Gung47 genomic region:
- a CDS encoding putative oligopeptide ABC transporter,ATP-binding protein (COG4608), with amino-acid sequence MEAQKKVLLDIHDLKVHFSIAQKSAWPWTKPLSLKAVDGVDIRLYEGETLGVVGESGCGKSTFARAVIGLVEATDGKVVWLGQDLTKLDHKAMREKRKDIQMIFQDPLASLNPRMTVGEIIAEPLKAYFPELSADDVKQQVKAMMAKVGLLPNVINRYPHEFSGGQCQRIGIARALILKPKLIICDEPVSALDVSIQAQVVNLLKSLQKEMGLSLIFIAHDLSVVKHISDRVLVMYLGNAVEMGEAEALFSEPKHPYTKALMSAVPIPDPELERTKHIELLEGDLPSPMNPPSGCVFRTRCPVATAECANKKPVLNGNDIHAVSCLNAQ; translated from the coding sequence ATGGAAGCTCAAAAGAAAGTATTACTTGATATTCATGATCTGAAGGTTCACTTCAGCATTGCTCAGAAATCCGCATGGCCGTGGACCAAACCATTGAGCTTGAAAGCGGTTGATGGCGTTGATATCCGTCTCTATGAAGGTGAGACGCTGGGTGTGGTTGGTGAATCTGGTTGTGGTAAATCAACCTTCGCCCGTGCGGTTATCGGCTTGGTTGAAGCAACCGATGGCAAGGTGGTTTGGTTGGGTCAGGACTTGACCAAGCTGGACCACAAAGCGATGCGCGAAAAACGTAAAGACATCCAGATGATTTTCCAGGATCCGCTGGCATCGCTGAACCCGCGTATGACGGTAGGTGAAATTATCGCTGAGCCATTGAAAGCTTACTTTCCGGAGCTTTCGGCAGATGATGTGAAACAGCAAGTTAAGGCCATGATGGCCAAAGTAGGTTTGCTACCTAACGTAATCAACCGTTACCCGCATGAATTCTCAGGGGGGCAGTGTCAGCGTATTGGTATTGCCCGTGCCTTGATCCTAAAGCCCAAGTTGATTATTTGTGATGAGCCGGTATCGGCTTTGGACGTATCGATTCAGGCACAGGTCGTTAACCTGCTTAAATCGCTACAGAAAGAAATGGGCCTGAGTCTGATCTTCATTGCCCACGACTTGTCGGTAGTTAAGCACATCTCGGACCGCGTGCTGGTGATGTATTTGGGCAATGCGGTTGAGATGGGGGAAGCCGAGGCACTGTTCAGTGAGCCGAAGCACCCATACACCAAAGCCTTGATGTCGGCAGTACCGATCCCTGATCCGGAGTTGGAGCGCACCAAGCACATTGAGCTGCTGGAAGGCGATTTGCCTTCACCGATGAACCCGCCTTCAGGCTGCGTGTTCCGGACCCGTTGTCCAGTGGCGACGGCCGAATGTGCGAATAAAAAGCCAGTGCTAAACGGCAACGATATTCATGCAGTTTCTTGCCTCAACGCTCAATAA
- a CDS encoding oligopeptide transporter ATP-binding component (COG0444), with amino-acid sequence MSLLDVKDLRVEFKTQDGIVTAVNDLNFSLNQGETLGIVGESGSGKSQTVFAIMGLLAKNGMIGGSAKFEGREILNLPEKELNRIRAEQIAMIFQDPMTSLNPYMKVSDQLMEVLMLHKGMGKAEAFEESVRMLEAVKIPEARKRITMYPHEFSGGMRQRVMIAMALLCRPKLLIADEPTTALDVTVQAQIMELLNELKTDFNTAIIMITHDLGVVAGSCDKVLVMYAGRTMEYGKIDEIFYKPSHPYTEGLLKAIPRLDTEGEELPTIPGNPPNLLSLPVGCPYQERCHRVSSRCSQEAPQLKAFTEGRLRACFSDMGTW; translated from the coding sequence ATGAGCTTATTAGATGTCAAAGATCTACGCGTAGAATTCAAAACTCAAGACGGCATTGTCACCGCGGTAAACGATCTAAACTTTTCGCTCAACCAAGGCGAGACCTTGGGTATCGTCGGTGAGTCCGGTTCGGGCAAGAGCCAGACGGTATTCGCTATCATGGGCCTACTGGCTAAAAACGGCATGATTGGCGGCAGTGCCAAATTTGAAGGCCGTGAAATTCTCAACCTACCAGAAAAAGAACTTAACCGGATCCGTGCCGAACAAATCGCAATGATTTTCCAGGATCCGATGACGTCACTGAACCCGTACATGAAAGTTAGCGATCAGCTGATGGAAGTACTGATGTTGCACAAGGGAATGGGCAAGGCTGAAGCATTCGAAGAAAGTGTTCGCATGCTGGAAGCGGTGAAAATCCCTGAAGCACGCAAGCGTATTACCATGTACCCGCACGAATTTTCGGGCGGTATGCGACAGCGTGTAATGATTGCCATGGCACTTTTGTGTCGTCCTAAACTACTGATTGCTGATGAGCCGACAACAGCGTTGGACGTGACGGTACAGGCGCAGATCATGGAGTTGTTGAATGAACTGAAAACAGACTTCAATACTGCGATCATTATGATCACCCACGATCTGGGGGTGGTTGCCGGTAGCTGTGACAAAGTATTGGTAATGTACGCTGGCCGTACCATGGAATACGGCAAGATTGATGAGATTTTCTACAAGCCATCGCACCCATATACAGAAGGTTTGTTGAAAGCCATTCCGCGCCTTGATACCGAGGGCGAAGAGCTGCCAACAATCCCGGGTAACCCACCGAACTTACTGAGTTTGCCTGTCGGCTGTCCTTACCAGGAGCGATGCCATCGTGTATCTAGCCGTTGTTCGCAAGAAGCGCCTCAATTAAAGGCATTTACTGAAGGTCGCTTGCGCGCGTGTTTTTCTGATATGGGGACGTGGTAA